Sequence from the Meriones unguiculatus strain TT.TT164.6M chromosome 5, Bangor_MerUng_6.1, whole genome shotgun sequence genome:
GGCATAGACTTCATAAACCCTGGCTCTTCCTGAAGTCTCTGTCCCTAAGACACCAAGTCAGCCAAGACCATCATAAAATTCCAGAATGTTAGGTTAGACAAATGGGCCAATATACAAAAGAAAGAATGGCTGCTGGGAGGTAGGCCAGATGTGGTCCTGCAATACAGGACCTTGTGGACACAGCAGCTTGGAGAGTAAGGACAAGGATCCCTGAAGGTCATATAGACTGGTCCTGGCACCCCCAAACTAGAGGTGAGCTCCCTGGGCGAAACTCTACCAAGTGCAGTGAACCCTGCCTGACCGCTTCAGGATGTCAGTGTGGGCTTTGGCGCTTTGCAAGCTCCTCCTGGATGCGCAATCTGAGGGCCTCTCGCATGGCTGGATCCAGAGGCGTGTGTGCTGATACTTCCTCACTCACCCTTCCGGGATCATCATCCTAtatggaggaagagacaggaagctCAGAGCATGGTCTCTTTCAGGAAAGTGTCTTGCTCTGTTCCTAGACAGCATTCTCACACAACTGTTTGGTTTCTCAGGAGTCCCCTGTAATGTTGATTCTCAACTGGGGGTCACAGTTCTCTCTGTCCCCCCAACTAAGAATCACTGTGTACCGAGAAGCAGCCCTATGTGGAAGACATGTTTTCTCACTAACCCTGAGACAAACAGCGGCTCAGGATCTGGCAGAAGTTTCCGTTATGGCCCAGGACTGTTAAGCTGCAGCTGTTTCCAAAAGGCGTACCTGATATACAATAACTGATGTGACCTCTCCACTATCCGCCTCATATTCTAGACAGAAGAGCTCCCGGCCAGGAGGCTCCTGCTCAGAGCTTCCACTACTGCTGCTTTCACCGGACTCCTCACAGTCTGGGTTGACTGGGTTGGTAGAGCCATCTGTAAGGGCAAACCAGAATGAAAGGGAAGAGGGGATGCTGCTAAAACCCCTGCCCACAGAAAAACAGCACCAAGGAAGCATCCAAACATCCAACAGACCCtggtcatgtatgtatgtgcacacaatgtgtgtgtgtgtgtgtgtgtgtgtgtgtttggggagcTATCAATCCGGATTAACTTCCCTTTCTATCGACTCTCTAGACAATTTCGTTACAAAGTACCGTACAAGATGCACATATCTCCAGCAAATATCACTGGAAACTGCTGAAAGGATGGACAGAGCTGTGTCTGGGTTCAAATCCAGATTCTGCCATTTACTAGCTCTGAGATGCTGGACAACTTATCATTTCACCTCGCTGGACAGTGAAAGAGAAATAATAGTTCTCAGCTTATGGTGTCCTATGGACTCAATGAGTTTGTGTACTCAGGATCACAGGAAAACCAGCAAAAGGCCATTTACTAGGTTCCTTTCATTTTATACGCTGGCgtttttgtttaggtttttgtCTTAAATCTCAACCAGGCTCTCTCTCTTccaaatggcagatattaaaacACAGCATGGCATACCATACTGGTGGACAGCGATTTCTGGCTGGGTCCCAGGTACCTTCTGTAAAAATGCTTGCTTAACTGGGGTCATTGGCCCTGGAGCGGAGGTCTGGGGGTGCTCAGGCTTCGGTGAGAGGAGGGGCTCGCCCGGGGGCGGGGCCGCGGGGGCGGCTGCTCACCTCGGTGGCGCGGCAGGTACACCGGCAGGTCCGGCTTGCGGGGCCGCGTGGGCGCGGGCGTGTGGCGCCTCCTCGCCTTCTCCTTGGCCGCCTGCTTCACCTTCTTGTCGTAGTCGTCCCTGCGGGGAGCCGAGCGGGAATCAGACGCGGTCACCCGGCCGAgtcgggccgggccgggccgggggcggggcggtACCGAGCGATCTGGTTCCGGCGGATGTGGTGTACGAAGCCGTGGCTCATGTCCAGACGCCCGCCGGGCTTGCAGCACAGTCCCGGGCTGGGATCCCGTGCCGCCTCCATCCGGATCCTGGGCGCAGAACCGCCGCAACCGCCACAACGGCCGCGGAACTCAGCCCGCGAACTGCGGAGCCCGACTTCCGGCTGCAGGCCGCGACTTCCGGCTccgctgccttttttttttccggtTGCGAAGGGGCGGGGCGGCGGAGCACGCTTTCGAAGTTGGGGAATCTTGGTCTGGTGCAGCGCTGTTAGAGCGGGAGTTTCCCTCTTTGTCATATCACCTGTACGAAAGAAGGATTTTATAGCTGAtaccagaaaattataaaaaatgcgAGTCATCTACGATACTGTAAACTCTATTTACTAGTCTAGAGatgttggctttcttttttttagccttttaaatttttcatttttagtgtACCGTGTAATAAGCTTCATTATgaattaaatatatgtgtatatgtgtgtgtatctgctttGCTCCTATCTTTAAGACTAAATTCTTTTCATGAGAAAGTGATCGCCTTTGCTCCATTTTATCTCCCTTTAGAccccttccttgcttcctcttacagtcttttcatctctctctctctctctctctctctctctccacacacacacacacacacacacacgcactcttAAATCTAGGTTCTGCATATGGGAAGAACACGCTGCATTTGTGATTCATTTCCCCAAATTATACTTTGCTTCACGTGATCTCTAGGTTCACCATTTCTctgcaaatgacataatttctttgtgataaaataaaaacaaaatatggtatatatgcCACTTGGTTGACTCTTTAatccagcagtgtgtgtgtgtgtttgtaggctAGAAGGGGTCTCCAGGTGCCCTGGTCTGTATTCTACTTCTTTGAAATAGAGTGTTTCACTGAGCCTGTAGCTAAACTGTCAGCcatcagtttcaagaggtcctcCTGTCTCAACCCTCCAAATGGCTGGGCTTATAGGTGTGTGCAGGCCATGCTTCCTGTAGGCTTTTTATATGGATGATAGGATTTGAACTTGTGTTTGCACAGTAAGCATTCTCacaaactgagccatctcagtttGTTTGCCTATTGGTAGACAGACTAAGAGCATCCATCTCTAATGGGCAATGAGACAGACAAGTGCTCAGGTAAGTTTTTCCCACCAGTCCCTCCTTCAGCCACATCAGAGCTGCACTGCCCAGCCCCAGATCACTTGCTTTAACTGTCCCCGTGGGAGGAGCCAAGACTTCTGAGGGGCTTATAATGCAgacccttctctttttttctgctaCGTACCCCAGGGTACTCTTGGACTAaatgtgtagctcaggctggccttaaacttcaGGAATCTTTTTGCCTCAGCATAGGTGTATAGTTTTTCAAGtcctcttttaaaatgtaaaaatcagaAACTCATTATTAGAACAGTAACAAACTCTAGTACATCTCTTGGATGGAATGTTACAACGAAAGTAAAGGAACAGATTGTCTATACACCAGGTGTGAGAAACAGTAAACACTGTCTAATAAAACTCTAGGAAATGTGGTCACTATTGTGGTTTGGGTGGGACTCCACATGGGCACAAGGATTTTTCTGGATGAGACAAGTTTCTTCTCTTGATTATGGCAATGGGTTCATATATGCTCACACATCAGAATTTGGCAAATTACACACATCGAATGTGTGCTATCTTGTATGTTTTAGTTATTCCTCAATGGAACTGTTCAAATAGGCAGAGACTAAGACTAAAGCTGAATTTGGAGTTTTATTAGCTAAATCATAAATGCGCTTTGGCAGATTATTTGCAAACTCCTTGTTTCAAGAGCCTCTAAATATGGTACTAATTGCAGTTCTCAAGTACAAGCCTGAATAAAGGAGATGACTTGGAAATACTGACTCCTTTTCCTGATAAGGAGACATCTCCGGATTGTCGTTTCGAGACTCAAACTGTCTTGAAGATACCTAGGTTCGAATGCTAGTTTCCTTTCTCCTACAGTCAACATAGCCTGTGAACGGTTTCTATCTCTTTAAGCCGTGAAGAGACGGTGGGTAAGCAGGCGCGTAGGCTTCCAGCTGTCTCAATTGTGCAGGGAGCGCCAGCAGCCTGTGTTGTCCCTCTCGGCGACCCGTAGCGAGCTGCACGCCCTGAGGCCAGCTCGGCTCCTGATTGGCCGCGTGCCGCCCGCCTGCGCGGCGCCGGCGCGGAAGCTCCTGACCTGTGGTGGCGATGTCTAGCCGGTCCAAGCGGCAGTCTCATGGTTCCACCCGTGGGAAGCGCGAGTCGGAGTCGCGGGGCGGTTCGGGTCGCGTCAAGAAGGAACGAGACCGCGAGCGGGAGCCCGAGGCGGCGAGCTCCCGGGGCAGCCCGGTCCGAGTGAAGCGGGAGGCCGAGCCGAGTGCGCGAGAGGTCCCGGCGCCCGCGCTCCCGGCCGTGCGGGTGAAGCGCGAGCGCGAGGCCGACGAGGACTCGGAGCCCGAGCGGGAGGTGCGAGGTGCGCGGGGCCGGGCCGGGCGCCCTCCACCTTCGCctgcttgtttctcttctttttccttttgagatagggtctcaggaACTTAATGTTATCCTGATACATCGCAGCCGCTTCCCGTTATCGAATAGCCCACGCGGGTCAGGTGCTGACATACCTTCACACATGTTCTCTTCTCCTGAGATGCTGGGTCCTGTTGTAATTTCTGGAACAAGGGCGTTCAGTTGAGACCCTTGTGCACCTGACTAAAGAGTTTGTATTAGTACA
This genomic interval carries:
- the C5H2orf68 gene encoding UPF0561 protein C2orf68 homolog, encoding MEAARDPSPGLCCKPGGRLDMSHGFVHHIRRNQIARDDYDKKVKQAAKEKARRRHTPAPTRPRKPDLPVYLPRHRDGSTNPVNPDCEESGESSSSGSSEQEPPGRELFCLEYEADSGEVTSVIVYQDDDPGRVSEEVSAHTPLDPAMREALRLRIQEELAKRQSPH